A section of the Agrobacterium tumefaciens genome encodes:
- a CDS encoding metal ABC transporter permease yields the protein MSEYLELAILPFQLPFMQYAFAITLMIAVPMAMLSCFLVLKGWSLMGDAVSHAVLPGVVVAYIVGLPLSIGAFIAGMICALGTGFIKENSRIKEDTVLGIVFSGMFGLGLVLYVKVQSDVHLDHILFGDMLGIAPLDMVETGLIALFATLFLGVLRKDLLVNAFDAQHARAIGLPVRLLHYGLLMVLSLTVVGALKAVGIILSVAMLVAPGAIAFLLTRRFSAMLLVAITVAAASSLAGIWLSFLIDSAPAPTIVLFMSITFVATFIRTTLKARRTSAASEAGF from the coding sequence ATGAGTGAATATCTCGAACTGGCCATTCTGCCGTTCCAGCTGCCCTTCATGCAATATGCCTTCGCCATCACGCTGATGATCGCGGTGCCGATGGCAATGCTTTCCTGCTTTCTGGTGCTGAAGGGCTGGTCGTTGATGGGGGATGCGGTTTCCCACGCCGTGCTGCCCGGCGTGGTGGTGGCCTATATCGTTGGCCTACCGCTTTCCATCGGCGCTTTCATTGCCGGCATGATCTGCGCGCTTGGAACCGGTTTCATCAAGGAAAACAGCCGCATCAAGGAAGACACGGTGCTTGGCATCGTCTTTTCCGGCATGTTCGGGTTGGGGCTTGTGCTTTACGTGAAGGTGCAGAGCGATGTGCATCTCGACCACATCCTCTTCGGCGACATGCTGGGCATTGCGCCCTTGGACATGGTGGAGACCGGGCTGATTGCGCTGTTCGCCACGCTGTTCCTCGGCGTGCTGCGCAAGGATCTGCTGGTCAACGCTTTCGATGCGCAGCATGCCAGAGCCATCGGTCTGCCGGTGCGCCTGCTCCATTACGGCCTCCTGATGGTTCTGTCGCTCACCGTGGTCGGCGCGCTGAAGGCGGTGGGCATCATTCTATCGGTGGCGATGCTCGTTGCGCCGGGCGCCATCGCCTTCCTGCTGACCCGACGTTTTTCCGCCATGCTGCTGGTGGCCATTACGGTTGCGGCCGCCTCGTCGCTTGCAGGCATCTGGCTGAGTTTCCTGATCGACAGCGCCCCTGCCCCGACAATCGTGCTCTTCATGAGCATCACCTTCGTCGCGACCTTCATCCGCACCACCTTGAAAGCGCGCCGCACATCCGCGGCCAGCGAGGCG
- a CDS encoding metal ABC transporter substrate-binding protein — protein sequence MNLHKIRHAVFALSLFIPGVALAEEKPVVVTTFTIIADMARNVAGGAADVESITKPGAEIHNYQPTPRDILKARKANLVLRNGLNLELWFEKFLANLSGVPDVTVSEGVEPMAISGGAYQGKPNPHAWMSPDNALIYVENIRKGLAQVDPAHADIYAANAKAYSDKIKATVQPIRDALSSLPEDKRWLVTSEGAFSYLARDFGLKELFLWPVNADSQGTPQQVRGVIDAMRAHNIRVIFSESTVSPDPAQQVAKETGAAYGGILYVDSLSEADGPVPTYLDLLRVTGETIAKGLSS from the coding sequence GTGAACCTCCATAAAATCCGGCATGCCGTTTTCGCGCTTTCTCTTTTCATCCCGGGCGTGGCGCTTGCCGAAGAAAAACCCGTGGTCGTGACGACCTTCACCATCATCGCCGATATGGCGCGCAATGTGGCGGGCGGGGCGGCGGACGTGGAGAGCATCACCAAGCCGGGCGCCGAAATTCACAACTACCAACCCACGCCGCGCGATATTCTCAAGGCCCGCAAGGCGAACCTGGTCCTGCGCAATGGGCTCAATCTGGAATTGTGGTTTGAGAAGTTTCTGGCCAACCTCTCCGGCGTTCCCGATGTGACGGTGAGCGAGGGCGTGGAACCGATGGCGATCAGCGGCGGGGCCTACCAGGGAAAACCCAATCCCCATGCCTGGATGTCGCCCGATAACGCCCTGATCTACGTAGAGAATATCCGCAAGGGTCTTGCACAAGTCGACCCTGCCCATGCCGATATCTACGCCGCCAATGCCAAGGCCTATTCGGACAAGATCAAGGCGACCGTGCAGCCAATCCGCGATGCGCTGTCGTCCCTGCCTGAAGACAAGCGCTGGTTGGTCACAAGCGAGGGGGCATTCTCCTATCTCGCCCGGGATTTTGGTCTGAAGGAACTCTTCCTCTGGCCGGTCAATGCCGACAGTCAGGGCACACCACAACAGGTGCGCGGCGTGATCGACGCCATGCGTGCGCACAATATCAGGGTCATATTCAGCGAGAGCACGGTGTCGCCCGATCCCGCCCAGCAGGTGGCCAAGGAGACCGGCGCGGCCTATGGCGGCATCCTCTATGTCGACTCGCTGAGCGAGGCCGATGGTCCGGTGCCGACCTATCTCGACCTGCTGCGCGTGACGGGCGAAACCATCGCCAAAGGCCTGTCTTCATGA
- the lysS gene encoding lysine--tRNA ligase has product MTDTKTETTALSSDATEVRRQKLALLREQIGDVYPAHFHRTMSNAELAEKYADIEADVETGDTVTVAGRVYSSRNSGMFMDIHDASGKVQIFSHKDTTPEAARNLLPMIDIGDIIGVTGKVRRTKRGELTINAEEITMLTKSLLPMPEKWHGVSDIELRYRKRHLDILSNEESKLRFLQRSKILSGIRRFMEAEGFLEVETPMLQTVYGGATADPFKTFHNTLKMDMYLRIAPELFLKRTLVSGLSDKVFEINRNFRNEGVSTRHNPEFTMMECYWAYADYEDIMGLVERLFETLAISLHGTTEVEFQGQTISFKGPFKRVPMPDAVKEATGIDFLAIKTDEEARAAAKAAGFAVEKDWTWGECLAFIFEEKVEGTLIQPSHVTHFPKDISPFAKEVPGEPRLVERFESYCNAWEVGNAFSELNDPEEQRRRMVEQLEQAHARGEKDKQLDDEFLDAIDQGMPPAGGLGIGVDRLIMLLTNAPSIRDVILFPARRNKAD; this is encoded by the coding sequence ATGACCGACACCAAGACCGAAACCACCGCCCTTTCCTCCGACGCGACAGAAGTGCGCCGCCAGAAACTTGCGCTGCTGCGCGAGCAGATCGGCGACGTTTACCCGGCGCATTTCCACCGCACGATGAGCAATGCGGAACTCGCGGAAAAATACGCCGACATCGAAGCCGACGTCGAAACCGGCGATACGGTGACCGTGGCGGGCCGCGTTTATTCCTCGCGCAATTCCGGCATGTTCATGGACATCCATGACGCCTCGGGCAAGGTGCAGATTTTCTCGCACAAGGATACGACGCCGGAAGCGGCGCGCAACCTGCTGCCGATGATCGATATCGGCGACATCATCGGTGTGACCGGCAAGGTGCGCCGCACCAAGCGCGGCGAGTTGACGATCAATGCCGAAGAAATCACCATGCTGACGAAGTCGCTGCTGCCAATGCCCGAAAAGTGGCACGGCGTCTCCGACATCGAGCTGCGTTACCGCAAGCGCCACCTCGACATTCTCTCCAACGAGGAGTCCAAGCTGCGCTTCCTGCAGCGCTCCAAGATTCTCTCCGGCATCCGCCGCTTCATGGAGGCCGAAGGTTTCCTCGAAGTCGAAACGCCGATGCTGCAGACCGTCTATGGCGGCGCGACGGCCGATCCGTTCAAGACCTTCCACAACACGCTGAAGATGGACATGTATCTGCGCATCGCGCCGGAACTGTTCCTGAAGCGCACGCTGGTATCAGGCCTTTCCGACAAGGTCTTCGAAATCAACCGCAACTTCCGCAACGAAGGCGTTTCCACACGGCACAATCCTGAATTCACCATGATGGAATGCTACTGGGCCTATGCCGATTACGAGGACATCATGGGTCTCGTGGAGCGGCTGTTCGAGACGCTGGCGATCTCGCTGCATGGCACCACCGAGGTGGAATTCCAGGGCCAGACGATCTCGTTCAAGGGTCCGTTCAAGCGCGTGCCAATGCCCGATGCGGTGAAGGAAGCAACCGGTATCGACTTCCTCGCCATCAAGACCGACGAAGAAGCCCGCGCTGCCGCCAAGGCCGCCGGTTTTGCCGTCGAGAAGGACTGGACCTGGGGCGAATGCCTTGCCTTCATCTTCGAAGAGAAGGTGGAAGGCACGCTGATCCAGCCAAGCCACGTCACGCATTTCCCGAAGGACATCTCGCCGTTTGCCAAGGAAGTGCCGGGCGAACCGCGCCTCGTCGAGCGTTTCGAAAGCTATTGCAACGCCTGGGAAGTGGGCAACGCCTTCTCTGAACTCAACGATCCGGAAGAACAGCGCCGCCGCATGGTGGAGCAGCTGGAACAGGCCCACGCCCGCGGCGAAAAGGACAAGCAGCTGGACGACGAGTTCCTCGACGCCATCGACCAGGGCATGCCGCCCGCCGGCGGCCTCGGCATCGGCGTCGACCGCCTGATCATGCTGCTCACCAACGCCCCGTCGATCCGCGACGTCATCCTCTTCCCGGCCCGCCGCAACAAGGCGGATTGA
- a CDS encoding metal ABC transporter permease: MINSLLEPFTYGYMLNAIWVSALVGGVCGFLSAYLMLKGWSLIGDALSHAIVPGVAGAYMLGLPFSLGAFLSGGLAAGSMLFLNQKTRLKEDAIIGLIFTSFFGLGLFMVSLSPTSVNIQTIVLGNILAITTEDTIQLALIGGISLLVLSLKWRDFMVVFFDENHARTVGLKPDVLKVIFFTLLAASTVAALQTVGAFLVVAMVVTPGATAYLLTDRFERLILMSLIIGAATSFVGAYLSYFLDGATGGVIVVLQTAIFLAAFIFAPKHGLLASKAKARKELEDAP; this comes from the coding sequence ATGATAAACAGTCTTCTTGAGCCCTTCACCTATGGATACATGCTGAACGCCATCTGGGTCAGCGCGCTGGTGGGCGGCGTCTGCGGTTTTCTCTCCGCCTATCTGATGCTGAAGGGCTGGTCGCTGATCGGCGATGCGCTGTCCCACGCCATCGTTCCCGGCGTCGCGGGCGCCTATATGCTGGGCCTGCCCTTTTCGCTCGGCGCTTTTCTCTCCGGTGGGCTTGCGGCCGGGTCGATGCTGTTTCTGAACCAGAAAACGCGGCTGAAGGAAGACGCAATCATCGGGCTGATCTTCACCTCCTTCTTCGGACTTGGCCTCTTCATGGTGTCGCTGTCTCCCACCTCGGTGAATATCCAGACGATCGTGCTCGGCAACATTCTCGCAATCACCACCGAAGACACCATCCAGCTGGCGTTGATCGGCGGCATCAGCCTCCTCGTCCTCTCGTTGAAATGGCGCGACTTCATGGTGGTCTTCTTCGATGAGAACCATGCCCGCACCGTGGGCCTGAAACCCGATGTGCTGAAGGTGATCTTCTTCACCTTGCTTGCCGCGTCCACGGTCGCCGCATTGCAGACCGTCGGGGCCTTCCTCGTCGTCGCCATGGTGGTGACGCCGGGCGCGACCGCCTATCTCCTGACCGACCGTTTCGAGCGGCTGATCCTGATGAGCCTCATCATCGGCGCGGCCACCAGCTTTGTCGGCGCTTATCTCAGCTATTTCCTCGATGGCGCGACGGGGGGCGTCATTGTCGTGCTGCAGACGGCGATCTTCCTCGCCGCCTTCATCTTCGCGCCGAAACACGGCCTGCTTGCCTCCAAAGCCAAGGCCCGCAAGGAGCTGGAGGACGCGCCATGA
- a CDS encoding manganese/iron ABC transporter ATP-binding protein — protein MRMSSKKTGGGLTVQNATVTYRNGHTALRNASFSIPRGTITALVGVNGAGKSTIFKAIMGFVPLAAGSVSIFDLPVKEALKKNLVAYVPQAEEVDWSFPVLVEDVVMMGRYGHMNFLRIPSKRDHRMVEDALKRVNMLDYRKRQIGELSGGQKKRVFLARALAQEGQVILLDEPFTGVDVTTEEQIVALLKALRDEGRVMLVSTHNLGSVPEFCDRAVFVKGTVLASGPTEDTFTEENLQNAFGGSLRHFILGGAELHDDADPRRLKVITDDERPFVIYGRNGQKDTFRRASKDKADDKQSS, from the coding sequence ATGAGAATGAGCAGTAAGAAAACAGGCGGCGGCCTGACGGTTCAAAATGCGACAGTCACCTATCGCAACGGCCACACCGCGTTGCGCAACGCCAGTTTCTCCATCCCCCGCGGAACCATCACTGCACTTGTCGGCGTCAATGGCGCCGGCAAGTCCACGATTTTCAAGGCGATCATGGGTTTCGTGCCGTTGGCGGCCGGATCCGTTTCCATTTTCGACCTGCCGGTGAAGGAGGCGCTGAAGAAGAACCTTGTCGCCTACGTGCCGCAGGCGGAAGAGGTGGACTGGAGCTTTCCGGTGCTGGTCGAGGATGTGGTGATGATGGGCCGTTACGGCCACATGAATTTCCTCCGCATCCCCTCGAAACGCGACCACCGGATGGTCGAGGACGCGCTAAAACGCGTCAACATGCTCGATTATCGAAAACGACAGATCGGAGAACTCTCCGGCGGCCAGAAGAAGCGGGTGTTTCTCGCCCGCGCGCTGGCGCAGGAAGGCCAGGTCATCCTTCTGGATGAGCCCTTCACCGGTGTCGACGTGACGACGGAAGAGCAGATCGTTGCCCTTTTGAAGGCACTGCGCGACGAAGGCCGCGTCATGCTGGTCTCCACCCATAATCTCGGCAGCGTGCCTGAATTCTGCGACCGCGCCGTCTTCGTCAAGGGGACGGTCCTTGCTTCCGGACCGACGGAGGATACGTTTACCGAAGAAAACCTGCAAAATGCCTTCGGCGGCAGCCTGCGACATTTCATTCTCGGCGGCGCGGAGCTGCATGACGATGCCGATCCGCGCCGTCTCAAAGTCATCACCGATGACGAGCGGCCCTTCGTGATCTATGGCCGGAACGGCCAGAAGGACACATTCCGACGCGCATCGAAGGACAAGGCTGATGATAAACAGTCTTCTTGA